In Archangium violaceum, the following are encoded in one genomic region:
- the rsgA gene encoding ribosome small subunit-dependent GTPase A, translated as MSLESLGWGPDLTHAFSLLLSQSSLPLVPGRVVRQERGLLTVQTSERAYLARPSGRLLHHAPGAEALPTIGDWVALLLPSGEGEALLHAVLPRRSVLMRREAGSEREGQLIAANLDVVFLVTGLDGNYNPRRIERALTVAWNSGAEPVVVLSKADLHEDVSERIQEVQALSPGVPVLALSAQQGTGLEALRERIPAGKTGALLGSSGVGKSTLVNRLLEEARLATQPVRPDDDRGRHTTTHRELFVLPQGGLLIDGPGMRELGLWGEEEGLDQAFSDILALAADCRFSDCTHRREPGCAVRAAVDTGALTQERLRSFEKLQREQAFHARQASSALQREHKRVERNRILEGRQRSRAKRRGD; from the coding sequence GTGTCACTCGAGTCCCTCGGTTGGGGTCCAGACCTCACCCACGCGTTTTCCCTTCTGCTGTCCCAATCCTCCCTTCCCCTCGTCCCTGGCCGCGTGGTGCGCCAGGAGCGCGGGCTCCTCACCGTCCAGACGTCCGAGCGGGCGTACCTCGCGCGGCCCTCGGGACGGCTCCTCCACCACGCCCCGGGCGCCGAGGCCCTGCCCACCATCGGCGACTGGGTGGCCCTGCTGCTGCCCTCCGGTGAGGGCGAGGCGCTGCTCCACGCCGTCCTTCCCCGCCGAAGCGTCCTCATGAGACGCGAGGCGGGAAGCGAGCGCGAGGGCCAGCTCATCGCCGCCAACCTCGACGTGGTGTTCCTGGTGACCGGGCTGGATGGGAACTACAACCCGCGACGCATCGAGCGGGCGCTCACCGTGGCCTGGAACAGCGGCGCCGAGCCCGTGGTGGTGCTCAGCAAGGCCGACCTCCACGAGGACGTCTCCGAACGCATCCAGGAGGTGCAAGCCCTGTCCCCAGGGGTCCCCGTGCTCGCGCTGAGCGCGCAACAGGGCACGGGGCTCGAGGCGCTCCGCGAGCGGATTCCCGCCGGGAAGACCGGAGCGCTGCTCGGCTCCTCGGGCGTGGGCAAGTCGACCCTGGTCAACCGCTTGCTGGAAGAGGCACGGCTGGCCACCCAGCCCGTCCGGCCGGATGACGACCGGGGCCGCCACACCACCACCCACCGGGAGCTCTTCGTGCTGCCCCAGGGTGGCCTGCTCATCGATGGGCCGGGGATGCGCGAGCTCGGGTTGTGGGGGGAGGAGGAGGGCCTGGACCAGGCGTTCTCCGACATCCTCGCGCTGGCCGCCGACTGCCGCTTCTCGGACTGCACACACCGGCGCGAGCCGGGGTGCGCGGTGCGAGCCGCGGTGGACACCGGGGCTCTCACCCAGGAGCGGCTCAGGAGCTTCGAGAAGCTCCAGCGCGAGCAGGCCTTCCACGCGCGTCAGGCGAGCAGCGCCTTGCAGCGCGAGCACAAGCGCGTCGAGCGCAACCGCATCCTGGAAGGCAGGCAGCGCTCACGAGCGAAGCGACGCGGAGACTAG